The following are from one region of the Syngnathus acus chromosome 10, fSynAcu1.2, whole genome shotgun sequence genome:
- the LOC119128649 gene encoding uncharacterized protein LOC119128649: MLNPKMQLALVLLLEFLCLAAAAAATAEAAPCSCDADNICTCNVGQKLELLYDVPTSNTIAWKKDGSVLSDTWAVVDADDSNKKATITSLKTGDEGTYAAIDGTSLADCKVKVFFVKIVEKPTSNVQVKRYTGNSVALHCSINENEHFKDLVWKKDDAPVGHGDYILGKAVMIVSKPDPTVKVEYVCVAKQFDGTEMSSLALTLKDGDVGSNVVSVDSNVVSVDSKDKAGVGALSYSVSLLVMSVLAQLYWMV; the protein is encoded by the exons ATGCTGAACCCCAAGATGCAGCTTGCACTTGTGCTGCTCCTCGAGTTCTTATgcctcgctgctgctgctgctgctaccgCTGAAG CCGCACCCTGCTCGTGCGATGCGGACAACATATGCACCTGCAATGTGGGTCAAAAGCTCGAATTGCTTTACGACGTTCCGACTTCCAACACGATCGCCTGGAAGAAGGATGGATCAGTTCTCTCCGACACCTGGGCAGTCGTCGACGCCGATGACTCAAATAAGAAGGCGACGATCACATCACTGAAGACCGGCGACGAAGGGACATACGCGGCCATCGACGGGACTTCCCTTGCTGACTGTAAGGTGAAGGTGTTCTTTGTCAAGATTGTGG AAAAGCCAACCTCCAATGTCCAGGTCAAACGTTACACTGGTAACTCTGTGGCCTTGCACTGCTCCATCAACGAGAATGAACACTTCAAAGACCTCGTGTGGAAGAAGGACGACGCTCCGGTCGGCCATGGAGACTACATTCTGGGCAAAGCGGTGATGATCGTCAGCAAACCCGACCCAACCGTCAAGGTCGAATACGTTTGCGTGGCCAAACAATTCGACGGCACTGAGATGTCATCCTTGGCCTTGACACTCAAGGACGGCGATGTTGGCAGCAATGTTGTGAGCGTTGACAGCAATGTTGTGAGCGTTGACAGCAAAG ATAAAGCAGGTGTGGGTGCCCTGTCCTACAGCGTTTCTCTGCTGGTGATGTCCGTCCTGGCTCAGCTCTACTGGATGGTGTAG